Below is a window of Virgibacillus sp. NKC19-3 DNA.
GTGCAGGTTTCTATCTTGCTCGGTATAGTCGTATGTTAAGCGGAGAAGAGGATATCCAAATGCATCCTTGTAATCTGGATCCAAACTTAAGTAATTGTTTCGATGGGGCATGGATGCACCTTCACAACCTATAGATAACGTACGGTGAAAGTATTTTATGGATTGGGATTTGAATTCCTGCCCCCAATTTGGTGTGTCGTTCGGGACAACATTGCTATTGATAGGACGTTGCCCGGTTTGGGTAACATTGAGCACGCCACCGTGTATAAAATCTAAATCAGCATGATCGAAGTTATCCCCATTGTAGTCATCTACAGCAGCTCCAAGTGCTCCTGCGCCCATATACGTATTGAATTTTTCATCTTCAAAGAATCCTGTAGCACCTGGTTGGATCTGATAGCAATAATTTTTACCGATTACCCCTGATCTTGTTTCTGGATCGTAGGGAGTACCTATATTAGAGTTTAACAGGAGACGTACATTATTCATTACATAGCTTGTCAGCACAACGATATCTGCTGGTTGGATAAATTCTTCTCCCGTTTGCAGGTCTACATACTTGACACCAGTGGCTCGATTTCCATCGTACATCACTTCCGTTACATTTGCATGGGTTCGTAAATCGAAATTTCCTGTTTCCTGAGCAGTGGGGATAACGGTAACATTTGGCGAAGACTTGGCGCCATATTCACAACCGAAACGCTCACAGAAACCACAGTACTGACATTGTGCGATGGTTTGACCATCCGGATTTTCATAGGCTTCTGACAGATTGCCTGAAGGAATATGAAAAGGGTGCAAGTCTAAATTGTTTGCCGCATCTTTAAATCGTTGTGTGATTGGTGTTTCCTTCATTGCTGGTGTAGGATATGGTTTGTTTCTTGGTGCACTCAGTGGCATTGAATCCCCGTCTCCACTGATACCGGCCATTTCTTCAAATTTATAAAAATAGGGTTCTAATTCATCATAGGATATACCCCAGTCTTGAAGGGTGTAATCTTCCCCTAGTTTATTTTCTCCGTATTTCTCGTCAGTCATAGTCTTAATTTCAAGATCATATGGCAGGAAGCGCCAAGTCATCCCATTCCAATGGACACCAGCACCGCCAACTCCTTCACCAAGCAGGAAAGATCCTAACTGACGCATAGGGAGTGCACGTTCATCTCTATTATTCCTAAAGGTTATCGTTTCCTTGGATAGATCCTGCATCAAACCATAACGAATCGCATATCGATATTCATCGTGAATATGTTGGAAATTTTCTGTTGATCTGTCTTGCCCCCGTTCAAGTCCAACGACATTTATTCCTTGCTTGGTAAGCTCAGCAGCAACTATTCCCCCGGTCCAACCAACGCCTACTGTAACTACTTCTACCTTGTCTAATTCTTTCGCCATATTTTAGCCTCCATTCTAATCAAGATGACATATGTGATCGTAAAGCTTTTGGTTCTTTTTCAATAAATTCTTCTTCTTCCATTTCATCAATGTAACTCATATAATTACCCGGATACTCCTTCATCACCCAACCTTGCATATTTCCATTACCGCCGTAAAGGGGGTCTGAATACGCCCCTTCTATGGTTGCTGATCGCAGTAGTTCGAAGAAGGTAGTTGGCGTAACCCCTTTCATATCTACTTCGTCGTCTTGGAATTTTTGTAATATCTCATCTTGTTGCTCGCCCTCGAGATCCAAAAAAGATGCGTTAAATTCATTTTGGCTTTCTCGCTGGATGGCCTGAATGCCTACATCAAAAACGTCGCGTCTTTTTAATCTTGTCTGATATCCTTGAAAATCGGACCCGGGGTAAAATGGACCTTGCATATACTCCCGATCATTATTACCATAGCCTCCAGCCAATTGGTGATCGATGAAAAAAGGAACACCTAACTCTATTGCACCAGGACCATTATCATCTTCCGGAAAAATTCGCTCGGTTGCTGCACTTAGTACATCGAAATCCTCTTGTCTAGTGAAATACATCAGTGCACGATTAAAGTTATTCGCTTCATCTGTAGATTCTGGTGCCGTTTGTTGCTGATTCCCATCCAGAAAATTGGTGCCGAGAATCGAACCAAGAATACCACCACCAATTGCTCCACCAGCTACATAACCAGTATTTTTTATAAACTTCCGCCGTGATATTTCAGATTGTTGCTTATCATTTTTTTCATCTGCCACTACTATTCCTCCTTTATCTGCAGATACTGCCGAATTATGGATATTATGTGCAGTTATTTTGGAAATATACTTAAATAAATTGTCCTTCATTACGCTAACGCGATTAGCGAACACGCTGCTAAACATCCATAAAAAAGGCGTAAGTATTTTGGATTTTACACAATAATGGAGACTTGACTGATATGAGCGCCCGAAAGCAGTCTTTCGAAGCAGGGAACGGTCACTCATGAGTGCGATGAGTGACCAAAAGAAGGATTTTGAAGCCAGAACGGTCACTCATAAAGGATATGAGTGACCGAAAGCAGTACTTCCAAGCCCAGAATAGTACTCATAAGAGAAGTGAGTCTTTGTATCCATCGGCACATCAAATAGATGGTATGGGCCCATCTTCGGCAGTTGATTATTTTATCGCAATGTAACTGGCTGTAAGGCTTTCACTTGAGCAAAGGCGCAGGGCGCCCGGGTTGCAACGTACAAACTGGAACACTTCGCAGTGAGATTAGATGAACTTGACTTATCACCAGTAGTGGTGAAAGTCAAAGTGAATCTTATGCTTGGAAAGCGAAAAGGAAACATGCCCCTGCATCAGGGGAGCCGTGCGTTGGCCAGCAAGGACGTTCTTAGTCGGCCTTCCTTTGTTAAGTGCGACTTATCGTAATGGAGAAGTGTGAAGTTTGGGACTGCGCTAAAGCTCGCCCCACCAAAGGACTTGGGACTGCGCGGATGCTCGTCCCACCAAAAGACTTGCTATTGCTGGGCGCTGGAGCCGGATGTGGCTACTTTTGGAAATCAAGTTATGTCCAAGCAAATAATTTTATAATTTCCTAGGCAACAAAAAAGTGAACAGCACTAAGTACTGTTCACTTCTTAAAATATCTATATACTAATCTGTCTTCTCAGCTTGAGGTTGAGTTGGATTAGCATCTTTTTCATCTGTTGTCAACTCTTCATCACTTATCAGTCCGGTGGCAGATTTTTTAAATGATGAAAGGGTTTGTCCAAAGGCAGACCCGATTTCCGGAAGCTTCTTTGGCCCGAAAATAATTAAAGCAAGGATGACAATGAGAATTAACCCCGGAATGCCTATATTTGCAATGCCCATTTTGTTATCTCCCTTCATTTTTACGTGAGCGGTGTTTTACGTTACCTTCGTATTCTTCTTACCTTGTACCAGTTGGCCATTTTCTTCTCTGAATTGCATAATACCCTCGGCTGCTCGGTAAGCTAGTGCTCCCACAGTACCTGTGGGATTATAGCCGCCATTATGTGCAAAAGCAGAAGCACCGATGACAAATAGATTATCTACATCCCACATTTGGGAATAATTATTGACTGCTGATGTTTCAGGATCATCACCCATAATAACGCCTCCGGTATTATGGGTTGTTTGGTATGGCACTATGTTATAATGATCAGTCATCTCACTGGCTTCAACATGATCTGCTCCCATTTCCTTCATGATTTCCACAGATCTCTCCGCCAGATATGCATGCAGGCTTCTATCCTG
It encodes the following:
- a CDS encoding GMC family oxidoreductase, with product MAKELDKVEVVTVGVGWTGGIVAAELTKQGINVVGLERGQDRSTENFQHIHDEYRYAIRYGLMQDLSKETITFRNNRDERALPMRQLGSFLLGEGVGGAGVHWNGMTWRFLPYDLEIKTMTDEKYGENKLGEDYTLQDWGISYDELEPYFYKFEEMAGISGDGDSMPLSAPRNKPYPTPAMKETPITQRFKDAANNLDLHPFHIPSGNLSEAYENPDGQTIAQCQYCGFCERFGCEYGAKSSPNVTVIPTAQETGNFDLRTHANVTEVMYDGNRATGVKYVDLQTGEEFIQPADIVVLTSYVMNNVRLLLNSNIGTPYDPETRSGVIGKNYCYQIQPGATGFFEDEKFNTYMGAGALGAAVDDYNGDNFDHADLDFIHGGVLNVTQTGQRPINSNVVPNDTPNWGQEFKSQSIKYFHRTLSIGCEGASMPHRNNYLSLDPDYKDAFGYPLLRLTYDYTEQDRNLHDYIAEKAVGIMEEMGADRVEKSEMTDHYNIVPYQTTHNTGGVIMGDDPETSAVNNYSQMWDVDNLFVIGASAFAHNGGYNPTGTVGALAYRATEGIMQFREEDGQLVQGKKNSKVTKNA
- a CDS encoding gluconate 2-dehydrogenase subunit 3 family protein; the protein is MADEKNDKQQSEISRRKFIKNTGYVAGGAIGGGILGSILGTNFLDGNQQQTAPESTDEANNFNRALMYFTRQEDFDVLSAATERIFPEDDNGPGAIELGVPFFIDHQLAGGYGNNDREYMQGPFYPGSDFQGYQTRLKRRDVFDVGIQAIQRESQNEFNASFLDLEGEQQDEILQKFQDDEVDMKGVTPTTFFELLRSATIEGAYSDPLYGGNGNMQGWVMKEYPGNYMSYIDEMEEEEFIEKEPKALRSHMSS
- a CDS encoding twin-arginine translocase TatA/TatE family subunit, producing the protein MGIANIGIPGLILIVILALIIFGPKKLPEIGSAFGQTLSSFKKSATGLISDEELTTDEKDANPTQPQAEKTD